The Niallia circulans nucleotide sequence CGATATTACCTTATGGATGATGAACAACTACAAACCAGTATCCGTATCAGGCTCCGTATTCCATAAGTTAGGCAGATTACCAGAAGGACCAGAAGGAAATTTATTTGGACCATGGGATCCAGAAACATTTGAAGTTGAAGACTCAGCATTTGGTTATATCAAAATGGAAGATGGCTCCACGATATTCTTAGAATCCTCATGGGCATTAAACACATTGGATGCGAAGGAAGCAGCAACAACCCTTTGCGGAACAAAAGGGGGAGCCCAAATTATCTCTGGCATGGGCCAAAAGGAAAAAGAGCTTATTTTCAACCGAGCACACAATAATATGTTAGTCGAACAGAAAAAGTCACCAGTCGGAAATATTGCATATTTTGAAGGTGGAGCGAATTCACCAGAGGTATTAGAAGCAAAGCAATGGTTAGCGGCAGTGAAGGAAGATACAGAGCCATTAGTTAAGCCAGAACAAGCATATATCGTCACAAAAATCTTAGATGCCATCTATCAATCTGCGGAAACTGGTAAAGAAGTTGTTTTTAAAAAAGATTTAAATATAGTATAAGCTAAACCATTTAATTAGTAACAAGAAGTAACTTAGTTGTTCTTCTGAAAAATATAGAGTAAATCACGAAAAGGAGAAAAACGGTGTTTCTCCTTTTTTATTATAAAATAAAACTTCCATTAATTTCATCGGCTTAACAAAACGTTTATTACCTATTACAATTTACATGTAAAAACTATAAAGATAATACTTACTTAATAGTCAGTTCCGATATTTTATTTGAAATGAAGAATTGTTTAATGTTCGATAGAATGATAATATTTTTATAATAAGAATATTAACCGCTTACACATTCGTTATAACGAATATTTTAGGTGATTTGTGTGTTAATTAGATGGTGCATATTTTGAAATCTAAAAAATATGTTTGCAGCTAATATCGATTAAAGCAAATGTAAGTATATTAATTTGAAGATTCGGTGGAGGGTATAGAATGCTTAATACTCAAACAACTCAACCTTTAATAGATGCTCAATTAATAACGATTTCAGTTATGAATGGTAAAGATGTGCTGGATCATGCACATAAAGACATCGAATTAATTTATGTGATTGAAGGAGATTTAGAAGTAAAGGTAAAGAGTAATATATTCACATTAAATAATTCGGATTTTATTATGATTAATTCAAATGAGCTTCATTCATTTCATTCAGGAGACAATAGTTTAATAGTTATAATTCACTTTAACTATTTACAAATGCGTTCTATTCTTCAACAGGAGAATCTATTTTTTCAATGTATTTCATTAGAAAATACAGTTTCAGCTAATCAACAGATGAAAGCTGTTATAGAGGAAGTACTGTCTGTCTATTTAAAGGAATCTAACTTTTCGATAGCGGAATACTGGGGAAGAGTATTGAAGTTAATTTCTATTATTCAATTGAATTACTTAAGGGATAGAAAGCACCAAAAAGTTAAACCACTGCAATCTGAGGAAATGGCGAACGAAAGAGTGGTGGAAATACTTGAATATGTCGAAAATAATTTCCGAGAGCCATTAACACTCGAAGAAGTTGCGAGTACTCAATATATTACAGTACCTTATTTATCTAAGTTTTTTAAAAAACAGACTGGTAAAACATTCTTACAATATTTAAATAAAGTACGTCTTGCTCATGCTGTAAATGAACTAATTAATACCAAAAAATCCATTACTAGAATTGCACTCGACAATGGTTTTCCAAATCTAGTAGCTTTTAATAGAGTTTTCAATGATAAATTTAAGGTGAAGCCTGCTGACTATAGAAAAAGTAAATTAGAGAAAATTACAGATGAGGTAAAGACAGTAAGTAATGTTAAAGTGGAAAAGGAAGAAGCTTTGTTTGAGCTGCGTCATTATATGGAAGCTTATTCACCAGTAGAAAAGAAAAACGAATTAATTGCGGTGGATATAGATATTAGGAAAATATCCAAATTAGAGGCTTATACTAAGTATTGGAATAAAGTTATTAACGTTGGATATGCAACTGACTTATTAAATTCAGATATGCAAGAACAGATAGCACTTTTACAGAATGATATAGGTTTTACTTATGCACGATTTTGGGGGATGTTTAGTGATGAAATGCATGTTGAAGACAACTCATATGGACAGGTAGTTTATAATTTTTCAAATATTAATAAATTATTAGATTTTCTAATAAAAAATAGATTGAAACCATTTATTGAGCTAGGACCGAAACCAAAACTTGTTTTGAAATCATTTCATCAAACACTCATATATCAGACAAACAAGGAAAAGACGTTTGATGAATGGAAAAGTTTATTAAGGGCCTTCTTGTTACACTGTATCGAACGGTACGGAATTGAGGAAGTAGAAACATGGTACTTTGAAATATGGAGTAATAACATTGACCCTATTGTTAACTTAGAGAATATAGAGGGCTTATCTAAAAATAGCCGACATGATCCAAGTCAATTCGCGGAATATTTCAAAATATTCACATTTCTTAAGGGGATCTTAAATGAGCTTGTACCTGGTGCAAAGGTAGGTGGCTGTGGATTAACAATGGATTTAGAAATAGAAAAGTTAGATTTATTTTTGAAACAATGGAGATTGCAAGAGATGCAACCGGATTTTCTTTCTATTTACCTCTATCCCATAGAAACGGAGAGTGATAGAAATGCTAAAAAGAATGTAATCTCCACAAATCCAAACTACATAAAAACCAAAATAAGACAGGTTCGAGATGCAATGAATAGATATGATTTTGATGATTTAGAATTAAATGTTACAGAGTGGAATATTTCCATATCAAATCGGGACTATTTAAATGATACTTGCTTTAAGGCCTCTTATATAGCTAAGAATATTATCGACAATTTAACTCTAAATAATATTAATATGTTAGGGTATTGGATGTGTTCGGATATATTTAGTGACTTTAAAGACTCTAAAAACTTACTGCATGGTGGGGTAGGGCTCATAACCAAAAGTGGTATAAGAAAACCAAGTTACCATTCCTTTTCTTTATTAAAAAGATTGGGGGAAATATTAGTTTCAAAAGGTGATAACTATATTATTACCAAAAAATCTGGGGATCGCTACCAGATTATTTGCTATAATTATAAACACTTTGACTATTCTTATTATCTTCAGCCGGAAGGCAGTATTGAGATAAGTGAACAATATGATATCTTTGAAAATAATAACCCACTAACACTTTCATTAAAAATGAAAGGCATTAAAAATGGGAGGTATCGTCTGAAAGAACAACGTATTAATCGTAAATATGGCAGTGTTTTAGATGAATGGCTAAATTTTGGTTCTATTTATGATATGAAACCAGATGAAGTAGAATATTTGAAACAAAAAAGTGTTCCCTATATGAAGGTGAGCCACACTATTGTTGAAGAAAATAATATTTTGATTAAAGGTGAGTTGCAACCACATGAAGTAAGACTATATGAACTTAACCTAATCATTAGTGATTCATAATATATAAAGAGAAAAGATGAAAAATTACCTCGTAATTTTTCATCTTTTTTTATATTTATATTTAGAATTCTTGTATACATCCAATATGTTATTGAGATTAAAAATAACACCTTATTTTTTAACCTTCTGATTATTTGTTGGCAATATTCCTAAAGAAATTAGGTTAAAATTCCATGTTCAAATGTTAAGAAAGAAAAGGGAAAGAAATGGGATAAAAGTTAAACTTAATTTGTAAGCGAAACCAATAAAAAGGAGTTATACAAATGAGTAAACTAAAAATAGCTATTATCGGTTGTGGTGGAATCG carries:
- a CDS encoding Gfo/Idh/MocA family protein yields the protein MSKLRIGIIGCGGIANNKHFPALSHFNEECEIVAFCDVIEERALKAAKEFGSADAQVYTDYKELLKDQSIDIVHVCTPNVSHSPITVAAFEAGKHVLCEKPMAHNTEAAQKMMDAWKKSGKKFTVAYQNRFREEVQALHQSCEREELGEIYFAKAHAVRRRAVPTWGVFPDKAQQGGGPLIDIGTHALDITLWMMNNYKPVSVSGSVFHKLGRLPEGPEGNLFGPWDPETFEVEDSAFGYIKMEDGSTIFLESSWALNTLDAKEAATTLCGTKGGAQIISGMGQKEKELIFNRAHNNMLVEQKKSPVGNIAYFEGGANSPEVLEAKQWLAAVKEDTEPLVKPEQAYIVTKILDAIYQSAETGKEVVFKKDLNIV
- a CDS encoding GH39 family glycosyl hydrolase is translated as MLNTQTTQPLIDAQLITISVMNGKDVLDHAHKDIELIYVIEGDLEVKVKSNIFTLNNSDFIMINSNELHSFHSGDNSLIVIIHFNYLQMRSILQQENLFFQCISLENTVSANQQMKAVIEEVLSVYLKESNFSIAEYWGRVLKLISIIQLNYLRDRKHQKVKPLQSEEMANERVVEILEYVENNFREPLTLEEVASTQYITVPYLSKFFKKQTGKTFLQYLNKVRLAHAVNELINTKKSITRIALDNGFPNLVAFNRVFNDKFKVKPADYRKSKLEKITDEVKTVSNVKVEKEEALFELRHYMEAYSPVEKKNELIAVDIDIRKISKLEAYTKYWNKVINVGYATDLLNSDMQEQIALLQNDIGFTYARFWGMFSDEMHVEDNSYGQVVYNFSNINKLLDFLIKNRLKPFIELGPKPKLVLKSFHQTLIYQTNKEKTFDEWKSLLRAFLLHCIERYGIEEVETWYFEIWSNNIDPIVNLENIEGLSKNSRHDPSQFAEYFKIFTFLKGILNELVPGAKVGGCGLTMDLEIEKLDLFLKQWRLQEMQPDFLSIYLYPIETESDRNAKKNVISTNPNYIKTKIRQVRDAMNRYDFDDLELNVTEWNISISNRDYLNDTCFKASYIAKNIIDNLTLNNINMLGYWMCSDIFSDFKDSKNLLHGGVGLITKSGIRKPSYHSFSLLKRLGEILVSKGDNYIITKKSGDRYQIICYNYKHFDYSYYLQPEGSIEISEQYDIFENNNPLTLSLKMKGIKNGRYRLKEQRINRKYGSVLDEWLNFGSIYDMKPDEVEYLKQKSVPYMKVSHTIVEENNILIKGELQPHEVRLYELNLIISDS